The following are from one region of the Oreochromis aureus strain Israel breed Guangdong linkage group 1, ZZ_aureus, whole genome shotgun sequence genome:
- the copb1 gene encoding coatomer subunit beta, translating to MTAAENVCYTLINVASDSEPPSEVSLKADLEKGEIKAKTEALKKVIIMILNGEKLPGLLMTIIRFVLPLQDHTIKKLLLVFWEIVPKTTPDGKLLQEMILVCDAYRKDLQHPNEFIRGSTLRFLCKLKESELLEPLMPAIRACLEHRHSYVRRNAVLAIYTIYRNFEHLIPDAPELIHDFLVNEKDASCKRNAFMMLIHADQDRALDYLSTCIDQVHTFGDILQLVIVELIYKVCHANPSERARFIRCIYNLLQSSSPAVKYEAAGTLVTLSSAPTAIKAAAQCYIDLIIKESDNNVKLIVLDRLIELKEHPTHERVLQDLVMDILRVLSTPDLEVRKKTLQLALDLVSSRNVEELVIVLKKEVIKTNNVTEHEDTDKYRQLLVRTLHSCSVRFPDMAANVIPVLMEFLSDTNEAAAADVLEFVREAIQRFDNLRPLIIEKMLEVFHAIKTVKIYRGALWILGEYCSTKEDIQSVMTEVRRSLGEIPIVDNEIKKETGEVKPEDEVSAAPAQKLVTEMGTYVTQSALSSSRPSKKEEDRPPLRGFLMDGDFYVAASLATTLTKVALRYVALVQDKKKQNSFVAEAMLIMVTVLHLGKSSLPKKPITDDDVDRISLCLKVLSECSPLMNDIFNKECRRSLSHMLAVRLEEEKLSQKKESEKRNVTVQADDPISFMQLTAKNEMTSKEDQFQLSLLAAMGNTQRKEAADPLASKLNKVTQLTGFSDPVYAEAYVHVNQYDIVLDVLVVNQTSDTLQNCTLELATLGDLKLVEKPSPLTLAPHDFANIKANVKVASTENGIIFGNIVYDVSGAASDRNCVVLSDIHIDIMDYIQPASCTDAEFRQMWAEFEWENKVTVNTNITDLNEYLQHILKSTNMKCLTPEKALSGFCGFMAANLYARSIFGEDALANVSIEKPLHLGPDAPVNGHIRIRAKSQGMALSLGDKINLSQKKANV from the exons AAAAGGGAGAGATCAAGGCCAAGACTGAAGCCTTGAAGAAGGTCATCATCATGATCCTGAATGGCGAGAAGTTGCCGGGACTGCTGATGACTATAATCCGTTTTGTGCTGCCGCTTCAAGACCACACCAtcaagaagctgctgctggttttCTGGGAGATTGTTCCCAAAACAACTCCTGATGGCAAACTCCTTCAGGAGATGATCCTGGTCTGTGATGCCTACAGGAAG gACCTGCAGCATCCCAATGAGTTCATCCGTGGCTCCACTCTGCGTTTCCTGTGCAAGCTGAAGGAGTCTGAGTTGCTTGAGCCTCTCATGCCAGCGATCCGGGCCTGCCTGGAGCACCGCCACAGTTATGTGCGCCGTAACGCTGTCCTGGCCATTTACACAATCTACAG GAACTTTGAACATCTCATCCCAGATGCTCCAGAGCTGATCCATGATTTTCTGGTCAATGAGAAAGATGCCAGCTGTAAGAGAAATGCTTTCATGATGCTGATTCATGCAGACCAG GATCGAGCGCTGGACTACCTCAGCACATGTATTGACCAAGTTCACACTTTTGGAGACATCCTCCAGCTGGTTATTGTGGAGCTGATTTACAAA GTTTGCCATGCTAACCCTTCTGAGCGTGCCCGTTTTATCCGTTGCATTTACAACCTGCTGCAGTCTTCCAGCCCGGCGGTTAAGTATGAGGCTGCTGGCACTCTTGTAACACTCTCCAGCGCTCCCACAGCCATTAAG GCTGCTGCCCAGTGCTACATTGATTTGATCATCAAGGAGAGCGACAATAATGTGAAATTGATCGTTCTTGATCGTCTCATCGAACTGAAGGAGCATCCCACTCATGAGCGTGTGCTCCAG GACCTTGTGATGGACATCCTGCGTGTTCTAAGCACTCCTGACCTGGAAGTCAGAAAGAAGACCTTACAGCTGGCACTGGACCTTGTTTCATCCCGTAACGTAGAAGAG TTGGTGATTGTTTTGAAGAAAGAGGTGATCAAAACAAACAACGTAACAGAGCATGAAGACACTGATAAGTACAGGCAGCTCTTGGTGCGCACCCTCCACTCGTGTAGTGTGCGATTTCCTGACATGGCAGCCAATGTCATACCTGTG CTGATGGAATTCCTGAGTGACACTAATGAGGCAGCTGCTGCCGATGTGCTGGAGTTTGTGCGGGAAGCCATTCAGAGGTTTGACAACTTGAGACCCCTGATCATCGAGAAGATGCTGGAAGTCTTTCATGCCATCAAAACTGTCAA GATTTACAGGGGGGCACTGTGGATCTTAGGAGAATACTGCAGCACCAAGGAAGACATCCAGAGTGTGATGACAGAAGTTCGCAGGTCCTTGGGAGAG ATCCCAATTGTGGACAATGAGATTAAGAAGGAGACCGGTGAGGTGAAGCCAGAAGATGAAGTGAGCGCAGCTCCAGCTCAGAAACTTGTGACAGAGATGGGCACTTATGTGACACAGAGTGCCCTCAGCTCCTCCAGGCCTTCAAAGAAGGAGGAAGACAG ACCTCCACTCAGAGGCTTCCTAATGGATGGAGACTTCTATGTGGCAGCTTCTTTGGCCACAACGCTAACCAAAGTGGCTTTGCGCTATGTTGCTCTTGTTCAAgataaaaagaagcaaaat TCTTTTGTTGCAGAGGCCATGCTGATCATGGTCACTGTGCTGCACCTGGGTAAGTCCTCTCTGCCCAAGAAGCCAATTACAGACGACGATGTGGATCGCATCTCACTGTGCCTGAAGGTCCTGTCAGAGTGTTCGCCACTTATGAATGACATTTTCAACAAGGAGTGTCGCAGATCCCTGTCACACATGCTGGCTGTCAGGCTGGAGGAAGAGAAGCTGTCACAGAAG AAAGAGTCTGAGAAACGCAATGTAACGGTCCAGGCCGACGATCCAATATCCTTCATGCAGCTCACGGCCAAAAATGAGATGACTTCCAAGGAGGACCAGTTCCAGCTCAGCCTGCTGGCTGCTATGGGCAACACTCAGAGGAAGGAGGCCGCCGATCCTCTGGCATCGAAACTCAACAAG GTGACCCAGCTGACGGGCTTCTCAGATCCAGTCTATGCTGAAGCCTACGTTCATGTCAACCAGTATGACATTGTGTTGGATGTGCTGGTGGTCAACCAGACCAGTGATACTCTTCAGAACTGCACACTTGAGCTGGCTACTTTAG GCGATCTTAAGTTGGTTGAGAAGCCTTCACCTCTAACTCTGGCCCCTCATGATTTTGCTAACATCAAGGCCAATGTGAAGGTGGCATCTACTGAGAATGGCATTATATTCGGAAACATCG TCTACGATGTGTCAGGAGCTGCTAGCGACAGAAACTGCGTTGTCCTCAGCGACATCCATATTGACATCATGGACTACATCCAGCCAGCCTCCTGCACTGATGCAGAATTCAGACAGATGTGGGCAGAGTTTGAGTGGGAAAACAAG GTGACAGTGAACACCAACATCACTGATCTGAACGAGTATCTCCAGCATATCCTCAAGTCCACCAACATGAAGTGTTTGACTCCTGAAAAG GCTCTGTCTGGCTTCTGTGGCTTCATGGCGGCCAACCTTTATGCTCGTTCTATCTTTGGAGAAGATGCCCTGGCTAATGTCAGCATTGAGAAGCCTCTCCACCTGGGGCCCGATGCACCTGTCAATGGACACATACGCATTAGAGCTAAAAGTCAG GGGATGGCCCTGAGTCTGGGTGACAAGATCAACCTTTCCCAAAAAAAGGCAAATGTCTGA